The following is a genomic window from Chitinophaga caseinilytica.
TGGAAGGAGTCTGATGAAATATTATGGGTAGACGCTCTGCGCAACAACAGCACCGAAGCTTTCGATGCGCTGTACCGTGCGTATTTCCCGTCTGTGTACGCCAATATCTGCCGGCTGGTGCGCGAGCCTTCCGCCGCGCAGGACATTGTCCAGGAAGTATTCATCCGCCTCTGGGAGAAGCGCCATCAGCTGAAACCCGGCCAGCCCGCAGGCAACTGGCTGTTCGTAGTGAGTTACAACCGCTCCGTTTCCTGGCTGCGGAAAGACCTTCGCGAAAAATTGCGCGTAGAAGGCCTGGAATCCCTGACCGACCTGCCCGGCGAGCCCGGATGGGACCATACCTCCCTGCAGCTGGAAATGCTGGAAAAAGCCATCGAACAGTTGCCGCCGCAACGGAAAAAAGTGTTTTTGCTATGTAAGGTACAGGGCCGCACCTATGCCGAGGCGGCTTCGGAACTGCAGATTTCCCACTATACCGTGAAGGAACATATCCAGAAAGCCAGCCAGTTCATCCGCGAATACGTGCGGCTGCAACCGGAATGGCAGGCCCTGGCGCTGGGGGCGCCACTCGTAGCACATCTGCTGGGCTAAAAAAATATTTCTTCCCCCAACCCCCTTTTTTCAATTTCCGCGTATTTACTATAAACCTGACCGCCTTTGGAGGATCCATTACAATATCTTCGGGAGCTGCTCGCCAAACCGGACTGGACGGACGATGAACGCCGCTGGTTGCTGCATTACCTGGAACATACGCCCGCAACGGAACTGAAAACGCTGTTGCTGGAAGCGTTCCGCGAAAGGAACATCCCCGCGTACGATCCCGCATTGCAGGAATCCCTGCTGGCCGGTATCCACGCCCGGATGCAGCCGGCAACGACCGTTCGCCGGATGGGCTGGTGGCGCGCTGCCGCGGCCGTTGGCGGGATAGCGGTGCTCCTGGCGGGAGGGGCGGTGTTGATGCGCCAGTCGCAGCCTATGAAACCGGTCGCCAAAGCGGATGTGCATATTCCGGAGGAAGTGAACGGCAACATCGCGCCGGGCGGCAACAAAGCCCGGCTGGTATTGCGCAACGGGAAGACCGTGGTGCTCGACCAAACCGCCGACGGACATATCGGCGAAGGCAATGTGGAAAAGAAAGATGCGGAATTGCTGTATGCATCGGAGGAAGGAAGCGGTGGAGGAAGCAATACGCTCATCACGCCGCGCGGCGGGCAATACCGCGTTCGGCTGTCTGACGGCACGAAGGTCTGGCTCAACGCCGCCAGCCGGCTGGAGTACCCGGTGGCGTTCGGCGGAAAGGAAAGACTGGTTTCCCTCACCGGAGAAGCCTATTTCGAAGTGGCGGCGGATGTGCAGCGGCCGTTTTTTGTGATGGTGGACGGGATGAAAGTGCAGGTACTGGGAACGAAGTTTAACGTTAACGCATATACGGAAGAAAAGCAATTCACGACCGCTTTGCTCGAAGGCGCGGTGCGGGTGACGGGCGGCGGCCGGCAGGTGACGCTCAGGCCGGGCCAGGAGTCTGCCTTCTCGCCCAAATCCGGATCGCTGAAGCAATATGACGGCGATATGGAAAGCGCGGTGGCCTGGAAGAACGGTATCATCACTTTCCGGAACGACGAACTGTCTGCCGTTATGCGCGACCTGGGCCGGTGGTACGATGTGGACGTCGCCTACGAACCGGGGCTCGATAAGGAAATTCATGTAACGGGCGCCATGCGGAAACAGGAACACCTGGCCGAGGCGCTGAAAATTCTGGAATTGACGGCCGGCGTCCACTTTACGGTGGAAGGGCGCACGGTCAAAGTATCCCGATAAAATAGTTAAAAAGCTGGCCTGTGGCCGATCGGAGGGGACGCCTTCCGTGCTGCCCATGCCATGCCCGGAAGCATACTTTAGCATTATTAAAACACACGACTTGTTATGAAGAAACGCATGAATCCCGCGGCGCAGACCGGTGGCGCGGGCATCCGGAGGCGGAAGGCCCCTCCGGCCCTGCACCTTTTGCTACTGCTGGCGCTGTTTGCCGGAATGCGGTCTGTAGCGGCCGTTCGCGTGCAAGACATTCCGCTGAACGTCCAGGTGCGCGACGCCGGCCTGGAAACCATCATCAAGATCATCCGCCAGCAAAGCGATTACCTTTTTATTTTCAAAGACGAGAACCTCGCGCGCCTCAACAGCCGCATCACCCTGCAAATGCAGAACGCATCGATCCGGGAAGTGATGGACAAATGCCTCGACGGGTCGCCGCTCACGTACCGCATCGTCGATAAAACCGTCATCCTCATGAGCCGCGACGAGCCGGCGAAAGCCGCCGTGAAACTGGCAGGTGTGGTGACCGACGCCGACAGCAGGGAACCTTTGCCCGGGGTGTCCGTAGCCCTGAAAGGCGCACCCGGCGGAACGGTAACCGATGCCAACGGGCGCTTCGCCGTGCAGAACGCAGACCTTCCGGCCACGCTGGTATTCACCTTCATCGGCTACACTTCCAAAACCATAACCGTTACGGACGATAATCCCGTGCAGGTTTTCCTCCAGCGCGAAACCCGCAACATCCAGCAGGTAGTGGTGGTGGGATATGGCTCCCAAAAGAAGACGGAGCTCACCGGTTCCATCAGCACTTTCCGGCCCGACGAACTGAACGCGCGGCCGGTATTGGGGCCCGACCAAATGTTGCAGGGGCGCATGCCGGGCGTGAACATCTCTTCCGCTTCGGGGATGCCCGGGTCAGGCCTGCGCGTGAGCGTACGCGGAACGGGATCGCTGAGCGCCAGCAACGAGCCGCTGTACGTGATCGACGGTGTGCCCATCATTCCGCACGACGCCGGAATGTTCAATTTCGGTGGACGGATGAACCCGCTCTCGCAGTTGAACCCGCAAGACATCGCCTCCGTGGAAGTGCTGAAAGATGCCGCATCGGCCGCCATTTACGGTTCCCGCGCCACCAACGGCGTAGTGCTCATCACCACCAAAAGCGGAAAGAAAGGCACCGGCCAGCTGAGCCTCAACGCGTGGACGGGCATGTCGGAAGTGATGAACCTGCACAAGATCAAAATGGCGGATTCGAAATTGTACCTCGAAGTCGCCAACGAAGCGATCGATAATTACAACAAACAATACGGCTACGAACCCGGCAACAGCAAATTCATCCAGGGCATCGACCATCCCTATCCCGGATTGCCCGATACCGACTGGATGGACCTGGTGCTGCGGAAAGCCTGGTCGCAGAACGTAGACCTGTCCGTTTCCGGCGGCAACGATAAAACCACGTATTACATTTCGGGCGGTTTCCTCAACCAGCAGGGCACCATCATCCATAACGACCTGAAAAAATACACGGGCCGCATCAACCTTGCCAGCGAGCCCCTCAGCTGGCTGCGCACCGGTGTGAACCTGAGCTTCAGCTTCTCAGACAACAACCGCGTGCCCGGCTCCAACCTCGGCTCCACCGTGATGGGGCGCAGCTTGCCGCAACGGCCGTTCGACCGGCCCTACAAGCCCGATGGCTCCTATTATGTGGGAGGCACTTCCGACCTGGTGTACCACAATCCCATCCAGATCCTGAAAGAAGAAGTGGCGCAATTGCAGAGCTATCGTATGATCGGCAATGCCTTCGCGGAACTGCGGCTCCTGCCCGGCCTGACGTACAAAACGTCCTTCGGCACGGATCTCGGTCTTACCAACGATTACGTGTACTACAACGCCAAACATCCCTACGGAACGGGCAACGGGCGGATCGCGGATAACCGCCGCTGGATGACGAACATCCTCCTCGAAAATACCCTTACCTATTCCAAACTTTTCGGTCAGCTGAAGCTGGACGTGCTCGGCGGACATTCGTTCCAGCGGGTGATGACGTCTACCAGCGGCATCGACGGCAACGGTTTCCCCGCGCCTTCGTTCGACGTGCTCGATGCGGCTTCCGTTATCAACAGCGCTACTACCAACCTGTATGGAAACGCGATGGAATCTTATTTCGGGCGTGCGAACGTAGCGTTCCGGGAGCGGTATTTGCTGGGCGCTTCCATCAGGACCGACGGGTCGTCACGCTTTTCGCCGGAAAACCGTTACGGATATTTCCCTTCCGTTTCGGCGGGATGGCAGGTGTCTAAAGAGCCGTGGTGGCAGATGCCCGCTACCGACCTGAAACTGCGTATGAGCTACGGCGCTACCGGCAACCAGGAAGGCGTAAGCAACTACGCGTACCAGGCTTTGACCGGCGGCGGATTTAACTACGACGGTAAAAGCGGGATCGCCATCACCGGGTTCGGCAACAATGCCCTCACCTGGGAAAAGGCCAACCAGTTCGATGCCGGCGTGGAAATTGCCCTGTGGAAAGGTGCGCTCAACTTCACGGTGGATTACTTCGTGAAAAACACGACGAACCTCCTGTACAACATGCCCATCCACGCTACATCCGGCTTCACCAGCATCACGAGCAATATCGGTTCCATGCGCAATAATGGCCTGGAAGTCGCCGTGAGCGCCAATTACCGGTTTGGCGACCTGCAATGGCAGTCGGATTTCAACATCTCCTTCATCCGCAACCGCATCACTTCCCTCATCGGCAATACCGACCTGCTTTCCGTCGGCAACAACCGCGGCCTGCAGGTAGGGAAAGATATCGGCAGCATCTGGGTATATAGAATGCTCGGCATTTTCCAGGACGATAAGGAAGTGCCCGAACCGCAGTACAAGACCGGTGTTCGCGCGGGCGACGTGCATTACGAAGACCTCAACGGCGACGGCGTCATCGATATCAACGACCGCCAGGTGGTGGGCAGCTCCAATCCCGACTTCTTCGGCGGATGGAACAATACTTTCCGCTACAAAAATTTCGACCTGACGGTTTTCCTCAACTATACCTACGGCGGCGATGTGTATGCCACGTCGCGCATTATGGTCGAAAGGCTGGGACAGAACGGGACGAACAATTTCAAACGCATCGCCGAATCCCGGTGGACGGGGCCGGGCACGAGCAATACCGTTCCCCGCGCGATCTACAACCAGGCGCATAACCTGGCGAACTCGTCGCGGTGGCTGGAAGACGGGAGTTTCCTGCGCGTGCGGACCGTTTCATTAGGGTACGAACTCCCGCAATCCTGGCTGCAACGTGCGCACATCAAGCGTTTGCGCGTGTACGCGCAGGCGGATAACCTGGCGCTGTGGACGAAATATTCCGGCCTCGATCCGGAAGTATCGTCCGACCTGGACCCGCGTTTCCTCGGGGAAGACAACCTCGTGCTGCCGCAGCCGCGTTCTTTCAATTTCGGCATCAACCTGCATTTTTAAACAACCGAAGCAAACATCGTCATGAAAAGAATATTGATACCGGCACTGATCATGGGCAGCCTCGCGGTTGCATCCTGCAGCAAAATGCTGGACGTGAAATCGCATTCGGCGGTAGCCACCAATTCATTGTCGGAAGCCGACGTGGAAGCCTTTTTGACAGGCGTGTACAACAGGGTGCAGAACGCGCCCGGATCGGAGTCGTACATTTCGTTCGACATCGTGGGCGGCAACCTCATCAACTCCGGCGCTACCAGCGACGGGGGGCTGAATACTTTTATCAGCAACGTGCTGCGGCCCGAGAACGGGCTCATGTCCGCCGCCTGGAACGGGTATTATTCCTCGCTGTACCAGGTGAACAACCTGCTGGAAACCCTTGGCCGGATGAGCCCTTCCGCCCGCAAAACTGAAATTGAAGGGATCGTGCACTTCTTCCGCGGGCTCATCTATTACAACCTCGTTACCCGCTGGGGCGGCGTGCCGGTGCTGGAAAAAAATACTTCCGAAAAAGTAACGCGCAACACCGAAGCGCAAACCTGGGCGTTCATCGAAAAGGAACTGGAAATCGCTATCGCGCAAGCGCCGGCGTATACTTCCGGCGGCTATTACAAAGTGACCAACATGGGCGCAAAGGCGCTGATGGCGCGGGTGAAATTGGCACAAGGCAAGAAACCGGAAGCGGCGGCGCTGGCGGAGGAAGTGATCGGCAGCGGATCGTTTGCGCTGGACGCATTCGAAAAGATCTTCCGCGCCACGGCCAATACTGAGGAAATATTTTCCTTCAGGAACCTGACCATCGAATCCTCGATCCGGGTGAGCACGCTTTTCTACACCTACGCCCACAGCGTGAAAGGCAGCTACGTGTACCGGCCCACGCAGGAAACGATGGATATGTTTTCGGCGGACGACAAGCGTACCGCCATGTCTGTGGAAACTTTCCAGGGATTGCGCGTCATCAATAAGTATCCCAGCGGCCAGTCGGGCACCGACCCCATCGTGGTGGCCCGCCTGGGAGAAATGTACCTGATCAGCGCGGAAGCGCAGGGGCTCGCGGGGCTGGGGAGGCTCAACGAGCTGCGCGCCGCGCGTGGACTGACTCCCGTTAACCCTTCCGGCGAAGCCGCCTACCTCGATGCCGTGTTGCTGGAGCGGAGGAAGGAATTGCTGGGCGAAGGGTTCAGGTGGTACGATCTCGTGCGCACCGGGAAAGCAGTGGCTACGCTCGGGATCATGGACCGGGAAGTGAAATATCCCCTGCCCATGAACGAGCTGGCACTCAACGGCAACCTCGAACAAAACGACGATTACTAATCCTGAAACATGATTTTTATGCTGAATAAATATAAAATGGTGTGGGCGATGACGCTGGCATACGCCCTGCTCATCGGCTGCAAGAAAGACGAAGCCGCGGCACAGGCGCCGGTTACCTTGAAAAGCCCCCTCACCCAGCGCCTCCTCGACAGCGCCGGCGTCATGGCGCAGGTGTTCAGCGATACGCTGTTCGAAGTGAGCCCCGGTATTAAGGAAACCGACATTCACTACCTTTCCCGCGAAGGCTATTCCATGCGCGCGTTCATCCTGGAGGTCGACGTCAACCATCCGAACATCCTCCTGCAGGCGGGAACGCCGTACAACGCCACGGCCTACGCCATGCAAACCGTTCCCGACATAGCGAAGTACATGGAAAAACCCGACTACCGCGTGATGGCGGCGGTGAACGCAGACTTCTTCAACACGTCTACCGGCGAACCGCGCGGCATTTACGTGAAAGACGGGAAAGTCCTCAAAACCACCTGGGCCAACGCGCGCAGCGCAACGTTCATCGGCGTGCTGAAAAACGGGAAACCCTACATCGGCGACCGCGACGATTTCGTGGCGAAGCAAAATGACCTGGAAGACGCCCTGGGCGGTGGCCCCATGCTGGTGCGCAACAATCAGATACTCACGCAAACCGACCTTTCCGTGGAGCCCCGCACCGGCGTGGGCATGAACGAACAGGGGAAAATGTACTTCATCGTGGTGGACGGCCGCAGTTTCTACTATTCCAACGGTTGCACGATCACGCAACTGGGCCAGATGCTCAAAGCCTGCGGCTCCACGATCGCCGTGAACGTAGATGGCGGCGGCAGCAGCACGTTCATGATCAAACATCCATTGGCCGACGTCTGGCAGGTACGCAACCGCCCCAGCGACGGCACCAACCGCGCAGTCGGTAACGCCTGGATGATCATTTCACGATAACCCGAATCCCATTTCAGCATGAAAAAATTATTGACATACATCCTGCTGCCTGCATTCGCATTGCTGGCGGCCTGTAATAAGGACGACGATGCGGAAAAGCCGGCAACGCCTGCGATCACGGCGGTTTATCCTTCGGCTGGCCTCCCGAATATGATCATCACGATCAAAGGGAAAAATTTCAGTACGGTCCGCGGAGACAATAAAGTACAATTCAACGGCAAAGCCGCTATCGTGATAGAAGCGTCGGAAACGGCGCTGCAGGTAGTGACGCCGGCCGATGGCACCACCGGCCCGGTAACCGTTGCCACTCCGAAGGGTTCCGCGACCGGCGGCACTTTCACCTATCTTCCCCCGCTGGAAGAATACACGGTAACCACGCTCGCCGGAGATGGAACGGCCGGTTCGGTGGACGGGCCCATCGCTGGTTCGCTGTTCAAAACGGTGCAGGGCGTAGCGATCGGGGCAGATGGCTCCATCATCGTGACCGACCGTGGCAACAATCGCATCCGCCGGATCAAGGCGGGCAACGTGACGCCCATCGCAGGCGCTACCACTGCCGGTTACACGGAAGGCACGGGCGCAGCGGCGCGGTTCCGCCTGCCCTGGCGCGCCGTGGAAGATGCGCAGGGGAACATTTTCGTGGCCGACCGCGATAACCACGCCATCCGCAAGATCACACCGGCGGGCGTTGTGAGCACCGTGGCCGGAACGGGCACCGCCGGATTCGCGGACGGCCCCGTGGCAACGGCGCAGTTCAACCAGCCGCTGGATATTGTGGTAGATGCGGCCGGGAACCTCTACGTGGCCGATAACCTGAATCACCGCATCCGGAAGATCGGCGCCGACGGACAGGTAACCACCCTCGCGGGTAACGGTTCCGCCGGTTTCGCGAACGGTACCGGTTTGGCCGCGCAGTTCCGCAATCCCAGCGGTTTGGAGCTGGACAAAGACGGGAATATCTTGGTGGCAGACAGGTTGAACCATCGCATCCGTAAAGTGACGCAGGCTGGAG
Proteins encoded in this region:
- a CDS encoding sigma-70 family RNA polymerase sigma factor; the protein is MTWKESDEILWVDALRNNSTEAFDALYRAYFPSVYANICRLVREPSAAQDIVQEVFIRLWEKRHQLKPGQPAGNWLFVVSYNRSVSWLRKDLREKLRVEGLESLTDLPGEPGWDHTSLQLEMLEKAIEQLPPQRKKVFLLCKVQGRTYAEAASELQISHYTVKEHIQKASQFIREYVRLQPEWQALALGAPLVAHLLG
- a CDS encoding FecR family protein — encoded protein: MEDPLQYLRELLAKPDWTDDERRWLLHYLEHTPATELKTLLLEAFRERNIPAYDPALQESLLAGIHARMQPATTVRRMGWWRAAAAVGGIAVLLAGGAVLMRQSQPMKPVAKADVHIPEEVNGNIAPGGNKARLVLRNGKTVVLDQTADGHIGEGNVEKKDAELLYASEEGSGGGSNTLITPRGGQYRVRLSDGTKVWLNAASRLEYPVAFGGKERLVSLTGEAYFEVAADVQRPFFVMVDGMKVQVLGTKFNVNAYTEEKQFTTALLEGAVRVTGGGRQVTLRPGQESAFSPKSGSLKQYDGDMESAVAWKNGIITFRNDELSAVMRDLGRWYDVDVAYEPGLDKEIHVTGAMRKQEHLAEALKILELTAGVHFTVEGRTVKVSR
- a CDS encoding TonB-dependent receptor, which encodes MKKRMNPAAQTGGAGIRRRKAPPALHLLLLLALFAGMRSVAAVRVQDIPLNVQVRDAGLETIIKIIRQQSDYLFIFKDENLARLNSRITLQMQNASIREVMDKCLDGSPLTYRIVDKTVILMSRDEPAKAAVKLAGVVTDADSREPLPGVSVALKGAPGGTVTDANGRFAVQNADLPATLVFTFIGYTSKTITVTDDNPVQVFLQRETRNIQQVVVVGYGSQKKTELTGSISTFRPDELNARPVLGPDQMLQGRMPGVNISSASGMPGSGLRVSVRGTGSLSASNEPLYVIDGVPIIPHDAGMFNFGGRMNPLSQLNPQDIASVEVLKDAASAAIYGSRATNGVVLITTKSGKKGTGQLSLNAWTGMSEVMNLHKIKMADSKLYLEVANEAIDNYNKQYGYEPGNSKFIQGIDHPYPGLPDTDWMDLVLRKAWSQNVDLSVSGGNDKTTYYISGGFLNQQGTIIHNDLKKYTGRINLASEPLSWLRTGVNLSFSFSDNNRVPGSNLGSTVMGRSLPQRPFDRPYKPDGSYYVGGTSDLVYHNPIQILKEEVAQLQSYRMIGNAFAELRLLPGLTYKTSFGTDLGLTNDYVYYNAKHPYGTGNGRIADNRRWMTNILLENTLTYSKLFGQLKLDVLGGHSFQRVMTSTSGIDGNGFPAPSFDVLDAASVINSATTNLYGNAMESYFGRANVAFRERYLLGASIRTDGSSRFSPENRYGYFPSVSAGWQVSKEPWWQMPATDLKLRMSYGATGNQEGVSNYAYQALTGGGFNYDGKSGIAITGFGNNALTWEKANQFDAGVEIALWKGALNFTVDYFVKNTTNLLYNMPIHATSGFTSITSNIGSMRNNGLEVAVSANYRFGDLQWQSDFNISFIRNRITSLIGNTDLLSVGNNRGLQVGKDIGSIWVYRMLGIFQDDKEVPEPQYKTGVRAGDVHYEDLNGDGVIDINDRQVVGSSNPDFFGGWNNTFRYKNFDLTVFLNYTYGGDVYATSRIMVERLGQNGTNNFKRIAESRWTGPGTSNTVPRAIYNQAHNLANSSRWLEDGSFLRVRTVSLGYELPQSWLQRAHIKRLRVYAQADNLALWTKYSGLDPEVSSDLDPRFLGEDNLVLPQPRSFNFGINLHF
- a CDS encoding RagB/SusD family nutrient uptake outer membrane protein, producing MKRILIPALIMGSLAVASCSKMLDVKSHSAVATNSLSEADVEAFLTGVYNRVQNAPGSESYISFDIVGGNLINSGATSDGGLNTFISNVLRPENGLMSAAWNGYYSSLYQVNNLLETLGRMSPSARKTEIEGIVHFFRGLIYYNLVTRWGGVPVLEKNTSEKVTRNTEAQTWAFIEKELEIAIAQAPAYTSGGYYKVTNMGAKALMARVKLAQGKKPEAAALAEEVIGSGSFALDAFEKIFRATANTEEIFSFRNLTIESSIRVSTLFYTYAHSVKGSYVYRPTQETMDMFSADDKRTAMSVETFQGLRVINKYPSGQSGTDPIVVARLGEMYLISAEAQGLAGLGRLNELRAARGLTPVNPSGEAAYLDAVLLERRKELLGEGFRWYDLVRTGKAVATLGIMDREVKYPLPMNELALNGNLEQNDDY
- a CDS encoding phosphodiester glycosidase family protein; the protein is MLNKYKMVWAMTLAYALLIGCKKDEAAAQAPVTLKSPLTQRLLDSAGVMAQVFSDTLFEVSPGIKETDIHYLSREGYSMRAFILEVDVNHPNILLQAGTPYNATAYAMQTVPDIAKYMEKPDYRVMAAVNADFFNTSTGEPRGIYVKDGKVLKTTWANARSATFIGVLKNGKPYIGDRDDFVAKQNDLEDALGGGPMLVRNNQILTQTDLSVEPRTGVGMNEQGKMYFIVVDGRSFYYSNGCTITQLGQMLKACGSTIAVNVDGGGSSTFMIKHPLADVWQVRNRPSDGTNRAVGNAWMIISR
- a CDS encoding IPT/TIG domain-containing protein, with product MKKLLTYILLPAFALLAACNKDDDAEKPATPAITAVYPSAGLPNMIITIKGKNFSTVRGDNKVQFNGKAAIVIEASETALQVVTPADGTTGPVTVATPKGSATGGTFTYLPPLEEYTVTTLAGDGTAGSVDGPIAGSLFKTVQGVAIGADGSIIVTDRGNNRIRRIKAGNVTPIAGATTAGYTEGTGAAARFRLPWRAVEDAQGNIFVADRDNHAIRKITPAGVVSTVAGTGTAGFADGPVATAQFNQPLDIVVDAAGNLYVADNLNHRIRKIGADGQVTTLAGNGSAGFANGTGLAAQFRNPSGLELDKDGNILVADRLNHRIRKVTQAGATTTVAGDGNSGYLDGDAAGARFADPYGITVDAAGNIFVADLNNHKIRKVSVDGKVVSIAGGARGFADGLGAGAQLNSPTDVCVDRDGNVYVADQANHAIRKLTRK